The Litoribacterium kuwaitense genome contains a region encoding:
- a CDS encoding cysteine-rich KTR domain-containing protein: MMKLLFYILKEVVFMGKYQWILCPICKNKTRSKMRKDTELKNIFTPRNSCRCL; the protein is encoded by the coding sequence ATGATGAAACTTTTATTTTATATACTAAAAGAGGTGGTTTTTATGGGTAAGTATCAATGGATTTTGTGTCCTATTTGTAAAAACAAAACAAGAAGTAAAATGCGTAAAGACACAGAATTAAAAAACATCTTCACCCCACGGAATTCGTGTCGGTGCTTATAG